A single window of Nocardia sp. NBC_01327 DNA harbors:
- a CDS encoding TetR/AcrR family transcriptional regulator has protein sequence MSSNKPLRLDARRNRDALVTAAREVFAERGLDAPVKEIAARAGVAIGTLYNRFPTRDELIAAAVEDRIESGGRIAEQALLIDDPWESFTYLVEKVCELQAGDRLLNELAVRAAPSAAIARAREDGHGKMREIVTRAQQAGVLRADWVLEDIAFITWAHTRIVEATGTLAPDAWRRHLAFVFDGLRAAAAHPLPVPPITEEQLMDALGAGSEPS, from the coding sequence ATGTCCTCGAACAAGCCGCTCCGCCTCGACGCGCGCCGCAATCGCGATGCGCTGGTGACCGCGGCCCGCGAGGTTTTCGCCGAACGCGGCCTCGACGCCCCGGTGAAGGAGATCGCCGCCCGCGCGGGCGTGGCCATCGGCACCCTCTACAACCGCTTCCCGACCCGTGACGAGCTGATCGCCGCCGCCGTCGAGGACCGCATCGAGTCCGGCGGCCGAATTGCCGAGCAGGCCTTGCTGATCGACGACCCGTGGGAGTCCTTCACCTACCTGGTGGAGAAGGTCTGCGAATTGCAGGCCGGCGACCGCCTGCTCAATGAACTCGCGGTCCGCGCCGCCCCGAGCGCGGCCATCGCCCGCGCGCGTGAGGACGGTCATGGGAAGATGCGCGAAATCGTCACCCGCGCACAGCAAGCCGGAGTACTGCGCGCCGACTGGGTACTCGAGGACATCGCCTTCATCACCTGGGCGCACACCCGGATCGTCGAGGCGACGGGAACGCTGGCCCCCGACGCCTGGCGCCGCCATCTCGCCTTCGTCTTCGACGGCCTGCGCGCCGCGGCCGCACATCCGCTGCCGGTCCCGCCGATCACCGAGGAGCAGCTCATGGATGCGCTCGGAGCGGGCTCGGAGCCATCCTGA
- a CDS encoding SDR family NAD(P)-dependent oxidoreductase, producing MSKTIAIFGFGPGLGMGTARVFGREGFRVAVVGRRPDKAELHVKDLRAEGIEAAAFPTDVTDAAQVRDTVSAIRARFGEIDVAVHGAAGNIGDRIPSTLDLDVAGLSVPMALKLHSPILMTRALAPAMIARGEGTLLFSSGSTPRAPWPHLSNFGVALAAQHGYVQQLAAELSGTGVYAGVLNIGVLIGNSVAEELIDNNPELVPEGLDIVRMSNNELGEHYWRMYVERDSASVDVGFPE from the coding sequence ATGAGCAAGACCATCGCGATCTTCGGGTTCGGCCCCGGGCTCGGCATGGGCACCGCACGCGTATTCGGCCGGGAGGGGTTCCGGGTGGCGGTTGTCGGCCGCCGCCCCGACAAGGCCGAACTGCACGTCAAGGACCTGCGCGCCGAAGGAATCGAGGCCGCGGCATTTCCCACCGATGTCACCGACGCGGCGCAGGTGCGCGACACCGTCAGCGCGATTCGCGCGCGCTTCGGCGAGATCGACGTCGCCGTGCACGGCGCGGCCGGGAATATCGGCGACCGCATTCCGTCCACACTCGATCTGGACGTCGCCGGACTGAGCGTCCCCATGGCGCTCAAACTGCACTCGCCCATTCTCATGACCCGCGCCCTGGCGCCCGCCATGATCGCCCGCGGCGAGGGGACGCTGCTGTTCTCCTCCGGCTCCACACCGCGCGCGCCCTGGCCGCACCTGTCCAATTTCGGTGTGGCCCTGGCGGCCCAGCACGGCTACGTGCAGCAGCTCGCGGCGGAGTTGAGCGGCACGGGAGTTTATGCGGGCGTACTGAATATCGGCGTTCTGATCGGGAACAGTGTCGCCGAGGAGCTCATCGACAATAATCCGGAACTTGTTCCCGAGGGTCTCGACATCGTTCGCATGTCGAATAATGAACTGGGCGAACACTATTGGCGGATGTACGTCGAACGCGACAGCGCGTCGGTGGACGTCGGTTTTCCCGAATAG
- a CDS encoding TetR/AcrR family transcriptional regulator produces MTAPAARTGVRARTRAAILDAAAEVLTATPAASLGQIATAAEVGRTTLHRYFPERIDLLRALARHVTDLSSQAIVRAEPMGGTPSAALRRVVEGQFALGPILLFVYTEPSLAGDSALWDELERGADPVDAVLVRMREATGSALPLPWIRRTFWALLYAGWEAAKEDGTPRHELVDAIMTTLTRGVLPEPEPA; encoded by the coding sequence ATGACTGCCCCCGCCGCGCGAACCGGCGTCCGAGCCCGCACCCGCGCGGCCATTCTGGATGCGGCGGCCGAGGTCCTCACGGCGACCCCGGCGGCCTCCCTCGGCCAGATCGCCACCGCCGCCGAGGTCGGCCGCACCACCCTGCACCGCTACTTCCCCGAGCGGATCGACCTGCTGCGCGCCCTCGCCCGGCACGTCACCGATCTCAGCAGCCAGGCCATCGTCCGCGCCGAGCCGATGGGCGGCACTCCGAGCGCGGCCCTGCGCCGCGTGGTGGAAGGCCAGTTCGCCCTCGGCCCGATCCTGCTGTTCGTCTACACCGAGCCGAGCCTCGCCGGTGACAGCGCACTCTGGGACGAACTCGAGCGCGGTGCCGATCCCGTGGACGCGGTGCTGGTCAGAATGCGCGAGGCGACCGGGTCCGCCCTCCCGCTGCCGTGGATCCGCCGCACCTTCTGGGCGCTGCTATATGCGGGCTGGGAGGCGGCGAAGGAGGACGGCACACCCCGTCACGAATTGGTGGACGCCATCATGACCACCCTCACCCGCGGTGTTCTCCCGGAACCTGAACCGGCATAA
- a CDS encoding ABC transporter ATP-binding protein, whose amino-acid sequence MRDTGTIASTTTGRGQHLRVLWSFVRPYRRRLLLALLLGFGYTAAALATPLATKWILDSVGTAGSLVQPISLLAALLVLGAGFGLAEWILLGRIAEHIVLDARAGLVRRFFRGVLPDLQFRPPGELVTRVTSDTLLLREAASSSLIHLINGTISLVGTLILMAVLDVPLLLCTLAAVLIIAVLAGWLMPAIAIAQRQAQESVGRLGGILEGGIRALRTVKSSGSEERETQRVLTEARTSARHAVRAVRIEAVAWTVAGSGIQLAIIVILAYGAWRVGQGELAVSTLVAFLLYAFQLADPVGEMTTQVAQLQSGVAAAARLREAESIRTENLSAGSGDATDRTGRNVLTFEDVSVTYPGSSRPALRHLSAAVPRRGHTAVVGPSGAGKTTLFSLMLRFYDPDSGRILLDDKDYGTLRIDGVRARIGYVEQETPLLAGTVRDNVIYRYPDASDAEAWAALAAVGLDDTVRRMPGGLDEPVAHTSLSGGQRQRIALARAIVRRPDVLLLDEATAQLDGRTEAAVQDIIRRIARDSAVVTIAHRLSTVIDADTIWLMEDGALRAGGTHEELLAGDDLYRELVAALRISVTESPGTAPANALSA is encoded by the coding sequence ATGCGAGACACCGGAACCATTGCGTCCACCACCACCGGACGCGGACAGCATCTGCGGGTGCTGTGGTCTTTCGTGCGCCCGTATCGGCGACGCCTGCTGCTGGCTCTGCTGCTCGGATTCGGCTATACGGCCGCGGCGCTGGCCACACCGCTGGCCACCAAATGGATCCTCGATTCGGTCGGTACGGCGGGCTCACTGGTGCAGCCGATCTCACTGCTCGCCGCGCTGCTGGTGCTCGGCGCCGGCTTCGGACTGGCCGAATGGATTCTGCTGGGACGCATTGCCGAGCACATCGTGCTCGACGCGCGCGCCGGACTGGTGCGCCGGTTCTTCCGCGGAGTGCTGCCGGATCTGCAGTTCCGCCCGCCGGGCGAGCTGGTCACCCGGGTCACCTCGGACACACTGCTGCTGCGGGAAGCCGCGTCCTCCAGTCTGATTCATCTCATCAACGGCACCATCTCGCTGGTCGGCACGCTGATCCTGATGGCTGTGCTGGATGTGCCGCTGCTGCTGTGCACGCTGGCCGCGGTGCTGATCATCGCGGTGCTCGCGGGCTGGCTCATGCCCGCCATCGCGATTGCGCAGCGGCAGGCCCAGGAGTCGGTGGGGCGGCTCGGCGGAATTCTCGAAGGCGGCATCCGGGCGCTGCGCACGGTGAAATCCAGTGGCTCCGAAGAGCGGGAGACCCAGCGGGTGCTCACCGAAGCGCGGACCTCGGCCCGGCATGCGGTGCGGGCGGTGCGCATCGAAGCGGTGGCCTGGACGGTCGCGGGCAGCGGAATCCAGCTGGCCATTATCGTCATTCTCGCCTACGGCGCGTGGCGGGTCGGACAGGGCGAACTCGCGGTCTCGACCCTGGTTGCCTTCCTGCTGTACGCATTTCAGCTCGCGGATCCCGTGGGTGAGATGACCACGCAGGTGGCGCAACTCCAGTCGGGGGTGGCGGCGGCGGCCCGGCTGCGCGAGGCCGAATCCATTCGCACCGAAAATCTTTCGGCCGGGAGCGGCGATGCCACCGACCGGACCGGGCGCAATGTGCTGACCTTCGAGGATGTTTCGGTGACCTATCCGGGCAGCAGCCGGCCCGCGCTCCGTCATCTCAGCGCGGCCGTGCCGCGGCGCGGGCACACCGCCGTCGTCGGGCCGTCCGGGGCGGGCAAGACCACGCTGTTCTCGCTCATGCTGCGGTTCTATGATCCGGACAGCGGGCGAATCCTGTTGGACGACAAGGACTATGGCACCTTGCGCATCGACGGGGTCCGGGCGCGCATCGGGTATGTCGAGCAGGAGACGCCGCTACTGGCCGGGACCGTGCGGGACAATGTGATCTACCGCTATCCGGACGCCAGCGATGCGGAGGCCTGGGCGGCGCTGGCGGCGGTCGGATTGGACGACACCGTGCGGCGGATGCCGGGCGGATTGGATGAACCGGTTGCGCACACCAGCCTCTCCGGAGGTCAGCGTCAGCGTATTGCCCTGGCGCGCGCCATCGTCCGGCGACCCGACGTGCTGCTGCTGGACGAAGCGACGGCACAGCTGGACGGGCGCACCGAGGCGGCGGTTCAGGACATCATCCGGCGCATCGCCCGCGACAGCGCCGTGGTCACCATCGCGCACCGGCTCTCCACGGTGATCGACGCCGACACCATCTGGCTGATGGAGGACGGTGCGCTGCGTGCCGGCGGGACCCACGAGGAGTTGCTTGCCGGGGATGATCTCTATCGGGAACTTGTTGCCGCGCTGCGTATTTCGGTCACCGAAAGCCCCGGCACCGCGCCGGCGAATGCACTCAGCGCGTGA
- a CDS encoding alpha/beta fold hydrolase, whose product MPYVDTDGARVFYTDSGRRGLPTVVLGHGFFMDLSMFAPQAEFLESKGFRVLCWDARGHGGTTADPATPFSYWDSARDLLAVMDAAEVEHAILGGMSQGGYVALRAALLAPDRTDALLLLDTEAGASTAAEQADYRTLFDAWTNPEVPLSELAPGLAAQLIGGTPADQAPWRAKWAASDRPAIRQAASCLIERESLADRLGEITCPVLVLRGEFDGSSTAQKSEALASGLPAAGAVVTIPGAGHAPNWTAPDLVNAAIDEFLTR is encoded by the coding sequence ATGCCGTACGTCGATACCGATGGTGCCCGCGTGTTCTACACCGACTCCGGCCGCCGAGGCCTGCCGACCGTAGTCTTGGGCCACGGATTCTTCATGGATCTGTCGATGTTCGCCCCGCAGGCGGAGTTCCTGGAATCCAAGGGTTTCCGGGTGCTGTGCTGGGACGCGCGCGGCCACGGCGGCACCACCGCCGATCCGGCCACCCCCTTCAGTTATTGGGATTCGGCCCGCGATCTGCTCGCCGTCATGGATGCCGCCGAGGTCGAGCACGCGATCCTGGGCGGCATGTCCCAGGGCGGCTATGTGGCGTTGCGTGCGGCACTGCTGGCGCCGGACCGCACGGACGCACTGCTCCTGCTCGATACCGAAGCCGGTGCGTCGACCGCGGCCGAGCAGGCGGATTACCGCACCCTGTTCGATGCGTGGACCAACCCGGAGGTGCCGCTGAGCGAGCTGGCCCCCGGGCTGGCCGCCCAGCTGATCGGCGGCACACCCGCCGATCAGGCACCGTGGCGGGCCAAATGGGCAGCGAGTGACCGGCCCGCGATCCGGCAGGCGGCGTCCTGCCTGATCGAACGGGAGTCCCTGGCGGATCGCCTCGGCGAAATCACCTGCCCGGTGCTGGTTCTGCGCGGTGAATTCGACGGTTCGAGCACCGCGCAGAAGTCCGAGGCACTGGCTTCCGGCTTGCCCGCGGCCGGTGCGGTGGTGACGATCCCGGGCGCCGGCCACGCGCCGAATTGGACGGCTCCGGATCTGGTCAATGCCGCGATCGACGAATTCCTCACGCGCTGA
- a CDS encoding DUF222 domain-containing protein: protein MFDSGEAEAMGDAELIEALRRAHGAAAFAQAAEITAIREVYRRHRAGNAEPGPGGIRAGEFAAAEVAVAVQVSEAVAAALIDIGLALDSLPQTRLAFAAGRIDLSRVQVITEAMRGLAREVREALEPKLIEAATRSDPGRLRQTARRWVIRLDPEGEQRRREARESDRDVRIRAVHDGMAVFDGLLPAAGAQTVAMRLREMSLQVCEDDPRTMPQRRADALVALADGTGRLRCGCTHGKNCPQAGAPASPRRPLIQVGMSAETLLGLRDDPAFLSGFGPVDAALARTLAEHARFQVIPEYFAPTTPAPTAGPTRSAAPTPTDPSQPITLATSDQSRSEARTPDDPNPSATPATPHPRPSASPTARGIGVSTTPPAPDSNSSVTPAITDSSPSAAHAKADTNPSAAATAGDQSSSAASADTDPNRSAAGGGDPSSSAASSTSDSSSSTVTRIGGPRSSGARRNPTAPMAPWERSAGLYEVPADSVAPEALRAAARQAAGSGAPGAHPAGSKRNSAAAKVEVSPPFSAAPPREVRAFDGLCRFPGCTMPAAETLLSQFDSLRMRRAPQASAAPRAVLCSHHHRLKALADSGKQPWRVYLADTDRMRWIDPSGESHETIREGARYLFPHTDIDAPAKPPHRPYRLPEEPTPLPTPATTDIAYPLETHVLLHPQLSRSTPENDIPTLPARPSPR from the coding sequence ATGTTCGATAGCGGAGAGGCGGAGGCGATGGGCGATGCGGAGCTGATCGAAGCGCTGCGACGGGCACACGGCGCAGCGGCGTTCGCGCAGGCAGCGGAGATCACGGCCATTCGGGAGGTGTATCGCCGTCATCGCGCCGGCAATGCCGAACCCGGGCCGGGCGGGATCCGGGCCGGCGAGTTCGCCGCCGCCGAAGTGGCGGTCGCGGTGCAGGTTTCCGAGGCGGTGGCGGCGGCGCTCATCGATATCGGGCTGGCGCTGGATTCGCTACCGCAGACGCGGCTGGCCTTCGCGGCGGGGCGGATTGATCTCTCGCGGGTGCAGGTCATTACTGAGGCCATGCGCGGGCTCGCGCGTGAGGTGCGAGAAGCCTTGGAGCCCAAGCTCATCGAGGCCGCCACCCGCTCCGATCCGGGCCGGCTGCGGCAGACGGCGCGGCGCTGGGTGATTCGCCTCGATCCCGAGGGTGAGCAGCGACGGCGCGAGGCGCGCGAGTCCGACCGCGATGTCCGAATTCGCGCGGTGCACGACGGTATGGCGGTCTTCGACGGTCTGCTACCCGCCGCCGGCGCCCAGACCGTGGCCATGCGGCTGCGCGAGATGAGTCTGCAAGTGTGCGAAGACGATCCGCGCACCATGCCGCAGCGCCGCGCCGATGCGCTGGTCGCACTCGCGGACGGCACCGGCCGCCTCCGCTGCGGTTGCACCCACGGCAAAAACTGCCCCCAGGCCGGCGCCCCCGCCTCCCCCCGCCGCCCGCTCATCCAGGTCGGCATGTCCGCCGAAACCCTCCTCGGCCTCCGCGACGACCCCGCCTTCCTCTCCGGCTTCGGCCCCGTCGACGCCGCCCTAGCCCGCACCCTCGCCGAACACGCCCGCTTCCAAGTAATCCCCGAATACTTCGCCCCCACCACCCCCGCTCCCACCGCCGGCCCAACCCGATCAGCGGCACCCACCCCCACCGACCCGAGCCAACCGATCACACTCGCCACCAGCGACCAGAGTCGATCCGAGGCGCGCACCCCAGACGATCCGAACCCCTCCGCCACACCCGCGACTCCCCACCCGCGCCCATCTGCATCACCCACCGCTCGCGGCATCGGCGTCTCCACAACACCCCCAGCCCCTGACTCGAACTCATCGGTGACACCTGCCATCACGGACTCGAGTCCGTCGGCGGCACACGCCAAAGCAGACACGAATCCTTCGGCGGCCGCTACCGCCGGGGACCAGAGTTCTTCCGCGGCAAGCGCCGACACGGACCCGAATCGCTCGGCGGCCGGCGGCGGAGACCCGAGTTCATCGGCGGCGTCCTCGACTTCCGACTCGAGTTCCTCGACGGTGACGCGGATCGGGGGGCCGCGCTCGTCGGGGGCACGGCGGAATCCGACTGCTCCGATGGCGCCGTGGGAACGTTCGGCCGGGCTGTACGAGGTGCCCGCCGATTCGGTTGCGCCCGAGGCGCTTCGCGCGGCGGCACGCCAGGCAGCGGGTTCCGGTGCGCCAGGCGCTCATCCGGCGGGGTCGAAGCGCAATTCCGCGGCGGCGAAGGTCGAGGTATCGCCGCCGTTCTCGGCCGCTCCCCCGCGTGAGGTACGCGCCTTCGACGGGCTGTGCCGCTTCCCCGGCTGCACCATGCCGGCCGCCGAAACCCTGCTCTCCCAGTTCGATTCGCTGCGGATGCGCCGCGCACCCCAGGCCAGCGCAGCCCCCCGCGCCGTCCTGTGCTCCCACCACCACCGCCTGAAAGCCCTCGCCGACAGCGGAAAACAACCCTGGCGCGTCTACCTCGCCGACACCGACCGCATGCGCTGGATCGACCCTTCCGGCGAATCCCACGAAACCATCCGCGAGGGCGCCCGATACCTCTTCCCCCACACCGATATCGACGCCCCCGCCAAACCACCCCACCGCCCCTACCGCCTCCCCGAAGAACCAACCCCCCTACCCACCCCCGCAACCACCGACATCGCCTACCCCCTCGAAACCCACGTCCTACTCCACCCCCAGCTCTCCCGCTCCACCCCGGAAAACGACATCCCCACCCTCCCGGCCCGCCCGTCCCCACGGTGA
- a CDS encoding DsbA family protein, whose amino-acid sequence MSAPSSKHTPRPVSSKTTYALAGVALAVVALIIFALYQWNDSGSVAVRDDGYGPVHNSAVTVAMDSDGAIVLGQSQVAKTIDVYEDPLCPACGQLEKTYGQEIAKQVDEGKLAVRYRLVNFLDSRSRSKDYSTRAVAANECVAQAGDGPVYSKFHTLLFTTKQPEEGGPDHSNQDLATIAKDAGATDDTLKCITTADRLDSARNHAEAAMKALTSASGDRVATPSVFVNDKKIDVNKSDWVINATK is encoded by the coding sequence GTGAGCGCACCGTCTTCGAAACACACCCCGCGGCCGGTATCGAGCAAAACCACGTACGCCCTAGCCGGCGTGGCGCTGGCGGTGGTCGCCCTGATCATCTTCGCGCTGTATCAGTGGAACGACAGCGGCAGCGTAGCGGTACGCGACGACGGGTACGGCCCGGTGCACAATTCCGCCGTGACGGTGGCCATGGACTCCGACGGCGCGATCGTGCTGGGTCAATCCCAGGTCGCCAAAACCATTGACGTCTACGAGGATCCGCTGTGCCCCGCCTGCGGGCAGCTGGAGAAGACCTACGGACAGGAGATCGCCAAGCAGGTCGACGAGGGCAAGCTCGCGGTGCGCTACCGCCTCGTCAACTTCCTGGACTCGCGCTCGCGCAGCAAGGACTACTCGACCCGCGCCGTAGCCGCCAACGAATGTGTGGCCCAGGCCGGCGACGGCCCCGTCTACTCCAAATTCCACACCCTCCTCTTCACCACCAAGCAGCCCGAGGAGGGCGGCCCCGACCACAGCAATCAGGACCTCGCCACCATCGCCAAAGACGCAGGCGCCACCGACGACACCCTGAAATGCATCACCACCGCCGACCGCCTCGACTCCGCCCGCAACCACGCCGAAGCCGCCATGAAGGCCCTGACCTCCGCCTCCGGCGACCGCGTAGCCACCCCCTCGGTCTTCGTCAACGACAAGAAGATCGACGTCAACAAATCCGACTGGGTCATCAACGCCACCAAGTAA